A window of the Penaeus monodon isolate SGIC_2016 chromosome 38, NSTDA_Pmon_1, whole genome shotgun sequence genome harbors these coding sequences:
- the LOC119596690 gene encoding zinc finger CCHC domain-containing protein 10-like codes for MPTLEDLAALWDVPCKGAKEQLKSDEGVAVVERQETASKSNSATVARYLSQKRKLSSKRRMLREFLSDSEDSDADESVSPRDTERILRRFPEEQELSEDSDSEDSDSDSRPPKKQALSAEAQVRERSLLSDSDDSDADESDSPLGTSTGLLLCFW; via the exons ATGCCGACGCTGGAGGATCTGGCGGCGCTTTGGGACGTTCCTTGCAAGGGCGCGAAGGAGCAGCTGAAGAGTGACGAGGGCGTAGCGGTGGTTGAGCGACAGGAAACCGCTTCCAAGAGCAATTC AGCCACTGTTGCACGCTACCTTAGCCAAAAGCGGAAGCTCTCTTCGAAGAGGCGGATGCTGCGGGAATTCCTCTCAGACAGCGAGGATTCGGATGCGGACGAATCCGTTTCCCCGCGCGACACCGAAAGAATTCTGCGCCGCTTTCCGGAGGAGCAGGAGCTGAGCGAGGACAGCGACAGCGAGGACAGCGACAGCGATTCCCGTCCGCCCAAGAAGCAGGCCTTGAGCGCCGAAGCACAGGTGCGCGAGCGGAGCCTGCTCTCCGACAGCGACGATTCGGACGCGGACGAGTCCGATTCCCCGCTCGGCACCAGCACAGGGCTTCTGCTCTGCTTCTGGTGA